A genomic region of Metopolophium dirhodum isolate CAU chromosome 1, ASM1992520v1, whole genome shotgun sequence contains the following coding sequences:
- the LOC132947964 gene encoding uncharacterized protein LOC132947964, whose amino-acid sequence MNTKLNCEIETVSMPNEEEASSNNVIKEKNQLIESLQSKNDSLNKEIMILKNRSFGYHSIESNGKMFDFYCGISKVMFDLIIELVSKVEINYYYTWSVKKLCLNDQVLMTLMKLRLNLCYTDLAFRFGISESTIGNIIITFISVLHEILFVSLMSKVPSQNKNQNCLPNCFNDFKNCRITLDCTEMSCDIPNSLVDQKLTYSSYKHRNTLKGLVGVAPNGVITYASKLYPGSTSDKKIVSHCGVLEILQPGDLVLADKGFLISDILPPGISLNIPPFLMTPQFTPSEVIRTKNIARARIHVERVMVRLKNFKILAHIPNTLYTRASLVFQLCAALVNFQNPILKEVEH is encoded by the coding sequence ATGAACACTAAACTTAATTGTGAAATTGAAACTGTGAGTATGCCCAATGAAGAAGAAGCTTCCAGTAACAatgttataaaagaaaaaaatcaattaattgagTCACTTCAATCTAAAAATGATAGTTTAAACAAGGAAATTATGATTCTTAAAAACCGTTCTTTTGGTTACCACTCTATAGAATCCAATggcaaaatgtttgatttttattgtGGCATTAGTAAAGTTATGTTTGATCTTATTATTGAACTGGTTTCTAAAGttgaaatcaattattattatacttggagtGTGAAGAAGTTATGTTTAAATGACCAAGTTCTTATGACTCTGATGAAATTAAGATTAAACTTATGTTATACAGACTTAGCATTCAGATTTGGTATTAGTGAATCTACAattggcaatattataataactttcaTTAGTGTTcttcatgaaattttatttgtcagCTTAATGAGTAAAGTACCAtctcaaaataaaaaccaaaactgTTTACCTAATTGCttcaatgattttaaaaactgtagGATTACTTTAGACTGCACTGAAATGTCCTGTGATATTCCAAACTCATTAGTTGATCAGAAATTGACTTACAGCTCATATAAACATAGAAATACCCTCAAAGGACTTGTTGGAGTGGCTCCTAATGGTGTAATTACTTATGCTAGTAAGTTGTACCCAGGATCTACTTcagacaaaaaaattgtaagtcaTTGTGGAGTCTTAGAAATATTACAACCAGGTGACTTAGTTTTAGCcgacaaaggatttttaatatctgACATTTTGCCTCCTGGAATTTCTTTGAACATTCCTCCGTTTTTAATGACTCCACAATTTACGCCCAGTGAAGTTATTCGTACAAAAAACATAGCTAGGGCCCGAATACACGTAGAAAGAGTTATGGTAagacttaaaaatttcaaaattttagcTCACATTCCAAACACGTTGTATACAAGGGCTTCTTTGGTATTCCAACTTTGTGCTGCTTTAGTAAATTTCCAAAATCCTATATTAAAAGAAGttgaacattaa